TGGCATCAGCGGTGGATGTTCTGGTAATCGGGGCCGGGCCAACCGGGCTTCTGCTGGCGGGCGACCTCGCCGACTCCGGGGGCAACGTCACGCTCGTGGAGCGGTGCGATCACGAATCCAACCTGAGCCGCGCCTTCAGCATCCACGCACGAACCATGGAGGAACTCGACGCCCGGGGCCTGGCCGACGAACTACTCGCTCTCGCTCACCGGTCCGGGCGCTGCATCCGTTCGGCCGCATCAGCATCGACTTCTCCGGCCTTCGCACACGCTTTCCGTTCCTGCTGATCGTCCCCCAACGGCAGGTGGAGCGCCTTCTGCTGCGCCGGGCCGAGGAAGCGGGGCAACGATAGTGCGGGGACCCGGGTGACAGGGATACGGCAGGACCCGGGCGGCGTGGACGCGGAAACAAACCATCCGGACGGTGCCACGGCCACACTTCGAGCGCGCTACCTGGTCGGCACCGACGGAGCGAGCACCACCGTCCGGCAGAGCCTGGGCATGCCGTTCCCCGGCAAGTCGGCCATCCGCTCCGTGATGCTGGCCGATGTACTGCTTGAACGCGTCCCTGACGAAGCTTTCAATTTCGCCTCGAACCAGCACGGCTTCACCTTCTTCGCGCCGTTCGGGGACGGCTGGTACCGGGTCATCGCCTGGGACCGGCAACAGCAGCAGCTGCCCGACGACTGCAGCGACTGAAGACCCGGGAGTCGGGCAGAGACAGGAGTGGGGAATCATGGTGGCGTTTCACGCATCCGTGCTGGACGGAGTCGCCCGCAATCCGTCGCTGCCGACACCGCTGCTACTGCGCCTGCTCGCCTTCGACGGGGGCGGTGACCGTCCGCCCTGAGACGCCCGGTTGCGGTGATTCTTGCCCACCGAACCCGGGCGTCTGGATCGACTTTGCCATGAGCGCCAGGGCGGAGCCTGCACAGCGGCCCGGCTCGTGGACGATCCTTCTCCCAAGGTGCGGGCTGCTCTTGCATACGGACCCGAGGTGTACCACCCGCGAACAAAGGTCGCGCCGCTCCCGGACGCCGCGTGCGTCCGCCTGCCCGACGACCCCGCCCCTTCTGTCCGGGCGGCACTGCTGGACTCGCCTCATTTGGCGCCGTCGTTCGTGGCCTCGATGGCCACTCATCACAGTTTCGGCAGCGCGCCGGAAAGCGGTGCGTGCATGGGAGATTCTGCCGCCGGGCGAGCGGTCGGCGCTGCTGGCCGCCCCTGACCCCGAGGTGCGGC
Above is a genomic segment from Streptomyces fodineus containing:
- a CDS encoding FAD-dependent oxidoreductase, giving the protein MDVLVIGAGPTGLLLAGDLADSGGNVTLVERCDHESNLSRAFSIHARTMEELDARGLADELLALAHRSGRCIRSAASASTSPAFAHAFRSC
- a CDS encoding FAD-dependent monooxygenase, which gives rise to MTGIRQDPGGVDAETNHPDGATATLRARYLVGTDGASTTVRQSLGMPFPGKSAIRSVMLADVLLERVPDEAFNFASNQHGFTFFAPFGDGWYRVIAWDRQQQQLPDDCSD